In Pseudoxanthobacter soli DSM 19599, the DNA window TCGAGACCCGCGACATCAGCGCCTCGATTTCGCTCAGGCTCAGCCGGAAGGCCGGCGGCGAATAGCGATCGAACTTCTCCGACAGCTCGCGCACCGCAACATCGCCGCGCGCCTCGATATCGGCGAGGATGGTCTCGACCGTCTCACGAACCCGGCGGTCGTCCTGCGAGCGCTCCTCGGAGGGCTTGCCGCGCTTCAAATAGGTTACGGCCATAGTGCTGGTCCTTACGTTTAGGTGTGTCTCGAAGGCGAGGAGAGAAGGCCGGGAGCTAGAGCGCTTTCCGATCTGATAGACTCATCAGATCGACAAGAAATCGCTCCAGATTCAAAAGTTTGAGCATATCCTTGTCGTTCAGATCGGTTCGATCTGAACGGGATATGCTCTAGAGCGCTTTCCGATCTGATGGAATCATCAGATCGACAAGAAATCGCTCCAGATTCAAAAGCTTGAGCATATCCTTGTCGTTCAGATCGGTTCGATCTGAACGGGATATGCTCTAGGGAGCGAGACCGCTGGCCTTTTTGAAGGCGGCGAGGCCGGTGAGAGCCTGGTCGCGCCAGGCGCGACGGGCGGCCAGTTCCGCTTCCGGAAGTGCCGCGCGGCGCTCCTCGCCAGCGCGACGGATGGTCTCTTCCGGCCAGGCGCGCGGCGTGCGGCTCTCCGCCATGGCGTGGTACATGCCCCCGAGCCGGGCGGCGTAGTCGACGATGCCGCCGGGCGCGTTCAGGTCGATGGTCTCGAACGGCCCCATGAAGGCCCAGCGCAGCCCGAGCCCGTGCGCGATGGTGGCGTCGATGTCGGCAAGGCCGGCATAGCCCTCGTCGTACAGCGCCCAGGCCTCGTTCAGCAGCGCGCCCTGCAGGCGGTTCAGGATGAAGCCGTCGATCTCGCGCGTGAGCATCACCGGCACCTGCCCGACCGCGTGCATCAGCGCGCGCGCGCCGGCCAGCGCCTCGGCATCGGTCCACGGAGCCGGCACCAGTTCGACCACGGGAGCCAGATGCGGCGGGTTGACCGGATGGGCGATCAGGAAACGCCCGCGATGGGCGCAGCCCTCGGTGAAACGCGAGGCGGGAATGCCGGAGGAGGAGGAGCCGACGATCGCATCCGGCGCCATGACGGCGTCGATGGCACGGCAGATCTCGCTCTTGACGTCCACACGCTCGAAGACCGACTCCTGCACATAGCTGGCGCCGTCCAGCGCCGCCTCCAGCGTGTCGACCACATGCAGCCGGTCGATGACCGCCTCGACATCCTCGATCAGGCCGACCTTGGCCAGTGCGGTCGCGCTCTCCCGCGCCCAGGGCAGGATGCGGGCGCGGACATCGGCGACCGGGTCGTAGACCTGCACCCGCAATCCGGCGCGGGCAAACACCAGAGCCCAGCCGGAGCCGACCAGGCCGGCGCCGACGATCGCGACGACATGGGCCGTGGCAGGCACCGCGCGCGTCATCCCGACACCTTCGAGGTTTCGCCGTCGGCAAGGCAGATCTCGGTGATCCGCAGGCCTTCGCGGGTGATGCGCGAGGGGAAGGTGTCGCGCAGGCGTTCCTCGTGCACCGGGATGACGCGGTGCGAGTCGTAGCCGACCTGCTTCATCATCGCCTCGGTGGCGAGCACCAGATTGGTCTGGCTGCCGACCGCGAGACCGACCGGCGTGTAGACCTCCTTTTCATCCACGGCCGCGCCGGGGCCGTGGATGTTGTCGAACACATAGACGAGGTCGCCAGCGAGCACCCAGGTGTCCTGCGACTGCGCCTGCCCGTCATTGCGCACCGTCACCCACATGGAGCCCCAGGTGTGGCTGTCATCGGCGGCGTGGAGATCGATGCCCGGCAGTACGTCGGCAAGCGCCCCGTTCACGGTGACGAGCCGCTTCTGGCGGGCGAGATCGGCGCCGCGCACGATGTCGCCAGGATCGACCGCCACCATCATCCAGCGCATGCGGTCAGGCAGCGACATCGCCCAGACCCATTTCGCGATCTCGCGCTCCTGGATGTAGAACTTGGCGTTCGGGAAGTCTTCGACATTGCCGAAATGGTCGAAATGGGCGTGGGTGATGAAGCAGGT includes these proteins:
- a CDS encoding 3-hydroxyacyl-CoA dehydrogenase, with amino-acid sequence MTRAVPATAHVVAIVGAGLVGSGWALVFARAGLRVQVYDPVADVRARILPWARESATALAKVGLIEDVEAVIDRLHVVDTLEAALDGASYVQESVFERVDVKSEICRAIDAVMAPDAIVGSSSSGIPASRFTEGCAHRGRFLIAHPVNPPHLAPVVELVPAPWTDAEALAGARALMHAVGQVPVMLTREIDGFILNRLQGALLNEAWALYDEGYAGLADIDATIAHGLGLRWAFMGPFETIDLNAPGGIVDYAARLGGMYHAMAESRTPRAWPEETIRRAGEERRAALPEAELAARRAWRDQALTGLAAFKKASGLAP
- a CDS encoding N-acyl homoserine lactonase family protein, yielding MSDYSIWVCEYSFVKNYHKSGVLYGAHNQGFVKLPYCYVVIKGRDHVAMVDVGYNDKDYGKVLGDRFGVENWRNPTTVLAEIGVKPEDVDTCFITHAHFDHFGNVEDFPNAKFYIQEREIAKWVWAMSLPDRMRWMMVAVDPGDIVRGADLARQKRLVTVNGALADVLPGIDLHAADDSHTWGSMWVTVRNDGQAQSQDTWVLAGDLVYVFDNIHGPGAAVDEKEVYTPVGLAVGSQTNLVLATEAMMKQVGYDSHRVIPVHEERLRDTFPSRITREGLRITEICLADGETSKVSG